A portion of the Cryptomeria japonica chromosome 5, Sugi_1.0, whole genome shotgun sequence genome contains these proteins:
- the LOC131057662 gene encoding uncharacterized protein LOC131057662, with protein sequence MTDQNVVRDATNSTMGDPPILNALIDMLKNGQGQQITIMVHEAISKVTPSSMNLVGMKDPSVPSTTSTVMPDDISRITPTNTNVPDVGSIRILPPITEQVSLRSLIDSQSRILRLLPDTLENVPTRQEILVQIQLWERALLESAGPTSNEQEINDKVIDAPIGASTSTPKTTTISSVTTKGTQEVTILFTSEGNVLKDEVGLKFFHFIFRRAKQLFGNTIQMDWRKQSNAKKEELFKDVITTFGNLGFNKDIILDIARKYMHSKRDNLRSKLTKDLRYPHPAWITDQVTWDELMKDAKYKRKAHNNPNYRPSTRGGSKRHLRDTTKATQARVSSIGSHKLGSGRYNGIHGGLVHQFQKEASEDDLKYALLHGSQGLRQHLLDRGEILVSGQNLRKPNN encoded by the exons ggatgcTACCAATTCTACTATGGGGGATCCTCCGATCTTAAATGCTTTGATTGATATGTTAAAAAATGGACAAGGACAACAAATTACTATTATGGTGCATGAG GCCATCTCGAAAGTAACTCCATCGAGCATGAATCTTGTTGGCATGAAGGATCCATCTGTGCCCTCCACTACATCTACTGTTATGCCAGAC GATATTTCAAGGATTACTCCAACAAACACTAATGTTCCTGATGTGGGTTCAATCAGAATTCTCCCACCAATAACCGAACAAGTTTCCTTAAGGAGTCTCATAGATTCACAATCAAGAATACTAAGGCTCCTACCAGATACTCTTGAAAATGTTCCAACCAGACAAGAAATACTTGTACAAATTCAGTTATGGGAAAGGGCATTGTTGGAGAGTGCAGGGCCTACCTCAAATGAACAG GAAATAAATGACAAAGTGATTGATGCACCTATAGGAGCATCTACCTCAACCCCTAAGACTACAACAATATCCTCAGTGACTACAAAAGGAACGCAAGAAGTTACAATCTTGTTCACCTCAGAAGGAAATGTCTTGAAGGATGAAGTGGGGTTAAAATTTTTTCACTTTATTTTTCGTCGTGCAAAACAATTATTTGGAAATACCATTCAAATGGATTGGAGGAAGCAATCCAATGCTAAGAAAGAGGAACTCTTTAAAGATGTCATAACAACATTTGGAAATCTTGGTTTTAATAAGGATATTATTCTTGATATTGCACGGAAATACATGCACTCTAAACGAGATAATTTAAGGTCGAAGCTGACAAAAGACTTGAGATATCCACATCCAGCTTGGATTACAGACCAAGTGACATGGGATGAACTCATGAAAGATGCCAAATATAAGAGGAAAGCCCACAATAATCCAAACTATAGGCCATCTACACGAGGAGGATCTAAAAGACACCTTCGAGATACAACAAAAGCAACCCAAGCTAGGGTGTCAAGTATTGGATCCCATAAATTAGGATCTGGTAGGTATAATGGCATTCATGGTGGTTTG GTTCACCAATTTCAAAAGGAAGCTTCAGAGGATGACCTAAAATATGCTTTATTACATGGTTCCCAAGGCTTACGACAACATTTGTTAGATCGAGGGGAGATTTTAGTGAGTGGTCAGAATCTGAG GAAGCCCAACAATTAA